A region from the Algoriphagus machipongonensis genome encodes:
- the folB gene encoding dihydroneopterin aldolase, translating into MGKVSLEGIEFHAYHGAYPEENVLGNRFTLDLELETDFKKAMLQDDLKSTVDYTKLYKIIKDRMDVRVKLLEHLGHLIIEDILKYYPDTKEIKITLKKHHPSLGGLVKYSAVEIHYPQDYD; encoded by the coding sequence ATGGGAAAAGTATCGCTAGAAGGGATTGAGTTTCATGCCTATCATGGTGCTTATCCTGAGGAGAATGTCCTTGGGAATAGGTTTACACTGGATTTGGAGCTTGAAACAGATTTTAAAAAAGCAATGCTCCAAGACGATCTAAAGTCCACTGTAGATTATACAAAATTGTATAAGATTATTAAGGATAGGATGGATGTTCGGGTGAAACTATTGGAACACCTTGGACACTTAATCATTGAGGATATTTTAAAATATTATCCCGACACAAAAGAAATAAAAATCACTTTAAAAAAGCATCACCCGTCCTTGGGTGGCTTGGTAAAATACTCAGCCGTTGAAATACACTACCCGCAAGATTATGACTAA
- a CDS encoding DUF6265 family protein codes for MKKLLLIILLNILWVPVFSQVKHLKDGESPGTGSIEDLDWLVGYWTGTGLGGECDETWMPAVDGNMVGTFRFWSEGKLVFTEFMNMVQEGDTFYLKLKHFNPDLSGWEEKEKWTTFRLVETGDKTIWFHGFTMKRVGDKMQLWLELEENGEKTTMEFFYSKQKQLGF; via the coding sequence ATGAAAAAGCTGCTCCTTATAATTTTATTGAATATCCTATGGGTACCGGTATTTAGCCAAGTAAAACACCTAAAAGATGGGGAAAGTCCGGGAACTGGTTCAATTGAAGATTTGGACTGGCTTGTCGGGTACTGGACTGGGACTGGTCTTGGCGGTGAATGTGATGAGACCTGGATGCCAGCAGTGGATGGAAATATGGTGGGAACGTTTCGGTTTTGGAGCGAAGGCAAATTGGTATTCACCGAATTCATGAATATGGTTCAAGAAGGAGATACTTTTTACCTGAAATTAAAACACTTCAATCCTGATCTTTCTGGCTGGGAAGAAAAAGAAAAATGGACCACTTTTCGTTTGGTGGAAACTGGCGATAAAACCATCTGGTTTCATGGGTTTACGATGAAACGCGTGGGCGATAAAATGCAGCTTTGGCTAGAATTGGAAGAGAATGGAGAAAAAACCACCATGGAGTTTTTCTATTCAAAGCAGAAACAACTTGGGTTTTAA
- a CDS encoding acyl-CoA carboxylase subunit beta, producing the protein MTTQSFQSLLDQLHAKSEKVKQGGGAKRIEKEHAKGKLTARERIEYLIDDNSDFLEVGAFAADGMYVEEGGCPSAGVVTGIGTVKGRMVVIVANDATVKAGAWFPMTAKKNLRAQEIAMENHLPIIYLVDSAGVFLPMQNEIFPDKEHFGRQFRNNAKMSSMGIVQIAAIMGSCVAGGAYLPIMSDEAMIVDKTGSIFLAGSYLVKAAIGESVDNETLGGASTHCEISGVTDNKFDSDQDCLDAIRNIFDKLGSNPQAGFDRMEPKAPMISGDELLEKFPMERVKPYDMLEVIKGLVDGGEIDEYKKDYGKTLICGVARIDGWAVGIVANQRKIVKTADGEMQMGGVIYSDSADKAARFIMNCNQRKIPLVFLQDVSGFMVGSKAEHGGIIKDGAKMVNAMANSVVPKFTIVLGNSYGAGNYAMCGKAYDPRLIYSWPTAQMAVMSGASAAKTLLQIKVASLKKKGKEISEEDEKELLDEITNKYQEELSPYYAASRLWVDGVIDPRETRKVISTGIEAANHAPITDRFNVGVIQT; encoded by the coding sequence ATGACAACACAATCTTTTCAATCATTATTAGACCAACTTCATGCTAAATCAGAAAAAGTAAAGCAGGGAGGCGGAGCCAAAAGAATAGAAAAAGAACATGCAAAGGGTAAGCTTACAGCGAGAGAGAGAATTGAATACCTGATAGATGATAATTCTGACTTTTTGGAAGTTGGGGCTTTTGCTGCCGATGGGATGTACGTGGAAGAAGGAGGCTGTCCTTCTGCTGGAGTAGTTACAGGTATTGGTACTGTGAAAGGAAGAATGGTCGTCATTGTAGCCAATGATGCCACTGTTAAAGCTGGAGCTTGGTTTCCTATGACCGCTAAAAAGAACTTAAGAGCTCAGGAAATAGCTATGGAGAATCACTTGCCAATCATCTATTTGGTAGATAGTGCCGGGGTCTTTCTCCCAATGCAAAATGAGATCTTTCCGGACAAAGAGCACTTTGGGCGGCAGTTTCGAAATAACGCTAAAATGTCTTCCATGGGAATCGTACAGATTGCTGCAATTATGGGAAGCTGCGTGGCGGGTGGTGCTTATTTACCAATCATGTCGGATGAGGCGATGATCGTTGATAAGACAGGTTCCATTTTTTTAGCGGGTTCGTACTTGGTAAAAGCTGCGATAGGAGAAAGTGTAGATAATGAAACCTTAGGAGGGGCATCCACCCATTGTGAGATTTCTGGTGTCACCGACAATAAATTTGATTCTGATCAAGATTGCTTAGATGCGATCAGAAATATTTTTGATAAACTAGGATCTAACCCTCAAGCAGGGTTTGATAGAATGGAGCCTAAAGCCCCAATGATCTCAGGTGATGAATTGCTGGAGAAATTCCCAATGGAACGTGTTAAGCCCTATGATATGCTGGAGGTGATCAAAGGATTGGTAGATGGGGGAGAAATAGATGAATATAAAAAAGATTATGGCAAGACGCTCATTTGCGGGGTCGCAAGAATTGACGGTTGGGCCGTAGGAATCGTAGCAAACCAACGGAAAATTGTCAAAACTGCCGATGGGGAAATGCAAATGGGAGGAGTGATATATTCTGACTCTGCAGATAAGGCAGCCAGGTTTATTATGAATTGTAACCAAAGGAAAATACCGCTCGTATTTTTACAAGATGTGAGTGGTTTTATGGTAGGAAGTAAAGCCGAGCATGGAGGGATTATTAAAGATGGAGCAAAAATGGTGAATGCCATGGCAAACTCAGTAGTCCCAAAGTTTACGATTGTACTTGGGAATTCTTACGGCGCAGGAAACTATGCCATGTGTGGCAAAGCCTATGACCCTAGATTGATTTACTCTTGGCCTACAGCTCAAATGGCAGTCATGTCAGGTGCTTCTGCTGCTAAGACTTTACTTCAGATAAAAGTAGCATCACTAAAGAAGAAAGGGAAAGAGATTTCGGAAGAAGATGAAAAGGAACTTCTTGATGAAATTACGAATAAATATCAGGAAGAATTAAGTCCCTATTATGCTGCTTCTAGACTTTGGGTAGATGGAGTGATTGATCCAAGAGAAACCAGAAAGGTGATCAGTACAGGGATAGAGGCAGCAAATCATGCTCCCATCACGGATAGATTTAACGTTGGGGTTATTCAGACTTAA
- a CDS encoding ChaN family lipoprotein, whose translation MTKISLFLLLNIMTILGAIAQGEAYQFFTSKGKKIELKDVLKKSSEADITFFGELHNNSLAHWLQLEVLKGMQAEIPDLVLGAEFFERDDQLSIDEWFSGFITEKNFEAEAKLWNNYSTDYRPLMRFAKENNLEFIASNVPRKYASLVSRSGKVALDSLSDEAKRYFAQLPYEIDMDLPGYVAMKDMMHGAPGNSDYMVQAQALKDATMAESLFSAISAKKKILHVNGSYHSKDGEGILWYLKREFPELNILNIHTITQDSLDKLDPQYKESGEIILVLPKDSHESY comes from the coding sequence ATGACTAAGATTTCTCTGTTCCTTTTGTTGAATATTATGACAATTTTGGGAGCTATCGCACAGGGAGAAGCCTATCAGTTTTTCACTAGCAAAGGCAAAAAAATAGAGCTTAAAGATGTGCTCAAGAAAAGCTCGGAAGCGGATATTACTTTCTTTGGAGAGCTTCATAACAATAGTCTGGCCCACTGGCTTCAATTGGAGGTTCTAAAAGGAATGCAAGCCGAAATTCCTGATTTAGTTTTGGGTGCAGAATTTTTTGAAAGAGATGATCAATTGTCAATAGATGAATGGTTTTCGGGTTTTATCACCGAGAAAAACTTTGAGGCTGAAGCAAAACTTTGGAATAATTACAGTACGGATTATAGGCCTTTGATGCGCTTTGCCAAAGAAAATAACCTTGAGTTTATTGCCAGTAATGTGCCTAGAAAGTATGCCTCTTTAGTAAGTAGATCTGGGAAAGTGGCCTTGGATAGTTTGTCTGATGAGGCAAAGAGATACTTTGCTCAATTGCCCTATGAAATTGATATGGATTTACCAGGTTATGTGGCCATGAAAGACATGATGCATGGAGCACCGGGGAATTCTGATTACATGGTTCAAGCTCAAGCATTAAAGGATGCTACTATGGCAGAATCCCTTTTTTCGGCTATCTCTGCAAAAAAGAAAATATTGCATGTGAATGGTTCGTATCACTCCAAAGATGGAGAGGGTATATTATGGTATTTAAAAAGAGAGTTTCCCGAGCTTAACATTCTAAATATTCATACCATTACTCAGGATAGTTTGGATAAGTTGGACCCTCAATACAAAGAGTCAGGAGAAATAATTTTGGTCTTGCCAAAGGATAGTCACGAATCCTATTAA
- a CDS encoding HesB/IscA family protein, translating to MIIPVQITEKAEAEIKNIMANKNIPAEYSLRVGVKGGGCGGMAYALGFDKPKPEDQQFEVAGIPVLIEKRHYMFLMGMQIDFFEGDEARGFTFINPDLPKRHDQ from the coding sequence ATGATTATCCCCGTTCAAATAACAGAAAAAGCTGAGGCCGAGATCAAAAACATCATGGCTAACAAAAATATCCCCGCGGAATATAGCCTTCGAGTAGGTGTAAAAGGCGGTGGATGCGGCGGAATGGCATATGCTCTAGGCTTTGACAAGCCAAAACCTGAAGATCAACAATTTGAAGTGGCAGGAATTCCTGTGTTAATCGAAAAAAGACACTACATGTTCCTCATGGGTATGCAAATTGATTTTTTTGAAGGGGATGAAGCGAGAGGCTTTACTTTTATCAATCCGGACTTACCAAAGCGTCACGATCAATAA
- a CDS encoding transglutaminase-like domain-containing protein yields MSTLTNGELNALVSLLDDTDNEVRNHVRERIISLGTEIIPFLEEKWENSFNPEIQKEIEELVHDLQFSLLKRRLIQWRDSEDRDLLTGLWIINTYQYPDLEYEKLNAEMHQIYFEVWTAFKNDLPPYDQIRIINNVLFNNLRFSANTKNFHSPANSMLSAVLDSKKGNPLSLCAIYLLVGKKLGLPVYGVNLPNLFVLTYKTESLTFYINAFNKGLIFSKQDIYNYLEHLKLDPKEEYFEPCAYLQILLRTLRNLGNSFEKLGEMEKVEEIKELIEILQA; encoded by the coding sequence ATGAGTACCTTGACAAATGGAGAGCTTAATGCTTTGGTTTCTCTGTTGGATGACACTGATAACGAGGTGCGGAATCATGTTAGGGAAAGAATCATTTCTCTGGGAACGGAGATCATCCCATTTTTAGAAGAGAAATGGGAGAATAGCTTTAATCCCGAAATTCAGAAGGAGATTGAGGAGTTGGTGCATGATTTGCAGTTTTCATTGTTGAAAAGAAGATTGATCCAATGGAGAGATTCAGAGGACAGGGACTTGCTCACTGGACTTTGGATTATCAACACCTATCAATATCCAGATTTGGAATATGAAAAGTTGAATGCAGAAATGCATCAAATCTATTTCGAAGTATGGACAGCTTTTAAAAATGATCTGCCTCCTTATGATCAAATAAGGATAATCAATAACGTGCTTTTTAATAACTTAAGGTTCTCTGCAAATACAAAGAATTTCCACTCGCCAGCAAACAGTATGTTGTCGGCTGTTTTGGATTCTAAAAAAGGAAACCCCTTAAGTTTATGTGCTATTTACTTATTGGTGGGGAAGAAGCTGGGTTTACCAGTTTATGGAGTGAATCTCCCAAACCTCTTTGTTTTAACCTATAAAACGGAAAGTCTAACCTTCTACATTAATGCATTTAATAAAGGATTGATTTTTAGTAAACAAGATATATACAATTACCTAGAGCACTTAAAGTTAGATCCTAAAGAGGAGTATTTTGAACCTTGTGCTTACCTGCAAATCTTGCTTAGGACCTTACGGAATCTAGGTAATTCATTTGAGAAATTGGGTGAGATGGAAAAAGTCGAGGAGATCAAAGAATTGATCGAAATATTGCAAGCTTAG
- a CDS encoding redoxin domain-containing protein, which translates to MKKHLLFFYLIFSLGLSSHAQNIGDMSLNDAVTDKNTSISSSLKEKALVLVFHSMNCPFAKLYEERIIDIRTRFQNQGISFALVNSESVGKEQNPELLRSHIDETGLNMPYLMDEDHEWVKQFEITKLPEVIVLVPGEDGIKIAYRGAIDNNAQAESAVTEKFLERALNQILKGEQPGPSQVRAVGCNVRSF; encoded by the coding sequence ATGAAGAAACATCTCTTATTTTTCTACCTAATTTTCTCTTTGGGCCTTAGTTCACATGCGCAAAATATTGGAGACATGTCTCTAAATGATGCGGTGACAGATAAAAACACTTCGATTTCCAGTTCTCTCAAGGAGAAGGCATTGGTTTTAGTTTTTCATAGTATGAATTGCCCTTTTGCAAAGCTTTATGAGGAAAGAATCATAGACATCAGAACCAGATTTCAGAATCAAGGAATTTCCTTTGCATTGGTTAATTCTGAGTCTGTTGGAAAAGAGCAAAACCCCGAATTACTTCGAAGTCATATTGATGAAACAGGTCTAAACATGCCCTATCTTATGGATGAGGATCATGAGTGGGTCAAGCAATTTGAGATCACAAAACTTCCTGAAGTGATCGTTCTGGTACCGGGTGAGGATGGAATAAAAATCGCTTACCGAGGTGCTATTGACAATAATGCACAAGCAGAGAGTGCCGTCACAGAAAAATTCTTGGAAAGAGCTTTAAATCAAATTTTGAAAGGAGAGCAGCCCGGACCATCTCAAGTCCGAGCGGTAGGTTGCAATGTCAGAAGCTTCTAA
- a CDS encoding WD40 repeat domain-containing protein: protein MSKIQVNKLHTLTGHNDCIYALTEGTDPRFFYTGAGDGMVVEWDLDQPDDGKLIAKLPHSVYALEVDKERNLLFIGHNFEGIHVIDLNENKEIWSIKFTDQAIFDIKIFGSEAFIGTGDGILTIIDIPNQSLKKRVKLSSKSIRVMSISPNNLHLALGLSDNSIKVLDLRNDYQPIANLSGHEKSVFGLTYSPDEKTLVSGSRDARLKFWNVSDYALDETIVAHMYAINYLSFKEDGKYMVSCSMDKSIKVWDVEERKLLKVIDKARNAGHGTSINKVLWSSYSGQVVSVSDDRTISIWQIEEN, encoded by the coding sequence ATGTCAAAAATTCAAGTTAATAAATTACATACGCTGACCGGGCATAATGACTGCATTTATGCTTTGACTGAAGGAACCGATCCAAGATTTTTTTATACTGGTGCAGGAGATGGAATGGTGGTCGAGTGGGATCTTGATCAACCCGACGATGGGAAGCTGATCGCAAAGCTTCCGCATTCTGTTTATGCTTTGGAAGTGGACAAAGAGAGAAATTTACTTTTCATTGGTCATAATTTTGAAGGAATTCATGTCATTGACCTAAATGAAAACAAGGAAATCTGGTCGATTAAGTTTACTGATCAAGCCATTTTTGATATTAAAATCTTTGGGAGTGAGGCATTCATAGGGACTGGGGATGGTATTTTGACGATCATTGATATCCCAAATCAATCTTTGAAAAAGAGAGTGAAATTGAGTTCTAAGAGTATTCGAGTGATGTCAATTTCTCCGAATAACCTGCATTTAGCTTTAGGGCTAAGCGATAATTCCATCAAAGTATTAGATCTCAGAAATGATTACCAGCCAATTGCCAATCTTTCAGGGCATGAGAAATCCGTTTTTGGCTTGACTTATTCGCCAGATGAAAAGACTTTGGTTAGTGGGTCAAGAGATGCCAGATTGAAATTTTGGAATGTCTCGGATTATGCCTTAGATGAAACAATTGTAGCACACATGTATGCTATTAATTATTTATCTTTCAAGGAGGATGGCAAATACATGGTGTCCTGTTCCATGGATAAATCCATTAAAGTTTGGGACGTAGAAGAGCGAAAGCTGCTGAAAGTAATAGATAAAGCAAGGAATGCCGGACACGGTACATCAATAAATAAAGTTTTATGGAGCTCTTACTCTGGGCAGGTAGTTTCTGTATCAGATGATAGGACCATCTCCATATGGCAAATTGAAGAGAATTAA
- a CDS encoding 4'-phosphopantetheinyl transferase family protein gives MQTKIEKIDASSALAIKIIESQQEEDLDFLSFREKLSYANISHIEKRKEWATARLAIKDALEVLHIPYPGFFKDEHGKSQSMTGNGYVSLSHTEGFAGAIFHRELPVGIDMDFIREKILRIGFRFLDPSELDFLEKDPLHYTLAWSAKESIFKCQGRRGVSFRENILLEPFEPGATVIKAKIRGTEFADHYYKVQARILQDVVLTYTIW, from the coding sequence ATGCAAACAAAAATAGAAAAAATTGACGCTTCATCGGCCTTAGCCATCAAGATAATTGAATCACAACAAGAAGAAGATCTTGATTTTCTCAGCTTTCGAGAAAAACTTTCCTATGCCAACATCTCTCACATCGAAAAGAGAAAGGAATGGGCGACAGCAAGGTTGGCTATTAAGGATGCCCTAGAAGTGCTACATATCCCCTATCCTGGCTTTTTTAAGGATGAGCATGGCAAATCTCAATCCATGACTGGAAATGGCTACGTGTCCCTTTCCCATACGGAAGGATTTGCTGGAGCTATCTTTCACAGGGAACTTCCTGTGGGGATTGACATGGATTTTATCCGTGAAAAAATATTGAGAATTGGTTTCCGGTTTCTAGATCCCTCAGAATTAGATTTCTTGGAAAAGGATCCTCTCCACTATACTTTGGCTTGGTCTGCAAAAGAGTCTATCTTTAAATGTCAAGGAAGGAGAGGCGTAAGTTTCCGGGAAAATATACTCTTGGAGCCTTTTGAGCCCGGAGCTACTGTTATCAAAGCCAAGATCCGAGGAACAGAGTTTGCCGATCACTACTACAAGGTGCAAGCAAGAATTCTTCAAGATGTGGTTTTAACTTATACCATTTGGTAG
- a CDS encoding DivIVA domain-containing protein: MKITPAAVRQQSFETAFRGYEKKEVAQFLEEVSQVLDQVHQENIELKSKLQNTQAEAKRLKDVEESLFRTLKTAEDTGASMIEEANEAADLIIAESNTLADKTVAEAKEYAKKVQAHAEEQAGILLGAAEVKAKETIVELRESMQGLVRSYEGLVEQREALVKSLKRISQDMLNQIDLSDAHFARIDAKAHQRAIDELSRSNAFTYANIENLVQETKQEEIEVPKKEDPIAEMEVIEENIELEMHDGSPDIQQEVEEAPKEEEEIVSEAEEEIEVEEEIVETPVAEEEPIVEEKPKTQAELPKQEVEPKKETNPKAEEPESNKSSEDSSKKSGSFFDQFD; the protein is encoded by the coding sequence ATGAAAATAACACCTGCAGCCGTTCGGCAACAATCATTTGAAACAGCCTTCAGAGGCTATGAAAAAAAAGAAGTAGCGCAATTTTTAGAAGAGGTAAGCCAGGTTTTAGATCAGGTTCATCAGGAAAATATTGAGCTGAAATCGAAACTTCAAAATACTCAAGCTGAGGCCAAGAGGCTTAAGGATGTGGAGGAATCTTTATTCCGAACCTTAAAAACTGCAGAGGATACAGGTGCTTCGATGATTGAGGAAGCTAATGAAGCTGCTGATTTGATTATTGCGGAATCCAATACCTTGGCAGATAAAACGGTAGCTGAGGCCAAGGAATATGCCAAAAAAGTTCAAGCTCATGCCGAAGAACAAGCGGGTATTCTCTTGGGAGCTGCGGAGGTAAAAGCCAAAGAAACGATTGTCGAATTGAGAGAAAGTATGCAGGGCTTGGTGAGGTCTTACGAAGGACTGGTGGAGCAAAGAGAGGCTTTGGTGAAAAGCCTGAAAAGGATTTCCCAAGACATGCTCAATCAAATTGATTTATCCGATGCTCATTTTGCCAGGATAGATGCCAAAGCACATCAACGCGCAATTGATGAGTTGAGTCGATCCAATGCTTTTACATATGCCAATATTGAAAACTTGGTTCAAGAGACCAAGCAAGAGGAAATAGAGGTCCCCAAAAAGGAAGATCCTATTGCTGAAATGGAAGTAATAGAGGAGAATATTGAGTTGGAAATGCATGATGGATCTCCGGATATCCAGCAGGAAGTAGAAGAAGCTCCCAAAGAAGAGGAGGAAATAGTTTCAGAAGCGGAGGAGGAAATCGAAGTAGAGGAGGAAATTGTCGAAACTCCGGTAGCTGAAGAAGAGCCAATTGTAGAAGAAAAACCCAAAACTCAAGCGGAGCTTCCTAAACAAGAAGTAGAACCCAAAAAAGAAACAAATCCTAAAGCAGAAGAACCTGAGTCTAATAAATCCAGTGAGGATTCCAGTAAAAAGTCAGGATCATTTTTCGACCAATTTGACTAA
- a CDS encoding N-acetylmuramoyl-L-alanine amidase family protein, whose product MERFNNKKILLSLIICIPIVFGGFIKNESMEPAYKMTKIVLDAGHGGRDPGNLGSRSKEKDINLAVTLLVGKYIEEFLPDVEIIYTRKDDSFPELKERPIIANKNKAHLFVSIHSNSAANRSAYGTETWVMGMKHFDANFDIVKRENSVILLEDNYEENYEGFDPSSPESYMMFNLMSKAYFENSVTLAGNVEAQFKDRVGRKSRGVKQGPFYVLWTPSMPSVLVELGFLSNSNEERFLMSKQGQEYMASAIFRSIRDYKESIEAR is encoded by the coding sequence ATGGAACGGTTTAATAACAAAAAAATTCTTCTAAGTCTTATAATATGCATTCCAATTGTTTTTGGGGGCTTCATAAAAAATGAATCTATGGAGCCAGCCTATAAAATGACTAAGATTGTTTTAGATGCTGGACACGGCGGTAGAGATCCTGGAAATTTAGGATCTAGGTCAAAAGAAAAGGACATAAACCTGGCGGTTACACTTTTGGTCGGTAAGTATATCGAAGAGTTTTTGCCAGATGTTGAAATCATATATACACGAAAGGATGATAGCTTTCCAGAACTTAAAGAAAGACCTATCATAGCTAATAAAAACAAGGCACATCTATTTGTTTCCATCCACTCCAATTCTGCTGCCAATCGATCAGCATATGGGACAGAAACTTGGGTCATGGGGATGAAACACTTTGATGCGAATTTTGACATTGTCAAAAGAGAAAACTCAGTAATCTTACTGGAAGATAATTACGAAGAAAACTACGAAGGGTTTGACCCTTCCTCTCCGGAATCATACATGATGTTTAACCTCATGTCCAAAGCCTATTTCGAAAATTCTGTGACCTTGGCAGGAAATGTTGAAGCTCAATTTAAAGATAGGGTAGGAAGAAAAAGTAGAGGAGTAAAGCAAGGACCTTTTTATGTTTTGTGGACTCCTTCCATGCCGAGCGTATTGGTTGAGTTGGGTTTTTTATCTAACTCCAATGAAGAACGATTCCTGATGAGTAAACAAGGTCAGGAATACATGGCATCAGCGATTTTTAGATCAATAAGAGACTATAAAGAAAGTATTGAGGCTAGATAA
- a CDS encoding DUF4136 domain-containing protein has translation MKNLLLVAGILFTLISCKTPENIIVDQVINNSGLSNKKTFQVITKADASKDILMLNKLFEKKMKERGFSKEEQNPDLLVQSVISSIDYEKEVLGYGSVGNAFSTMYYPVKLESGKYGKVIFLIQNAETYEVLWMGTGTGVLTTNEIIDKGSINSALDQLIAGLN, from the coding sequence ATGAAAAATCTGCTTTTAGTTGCCGGAATTCTTTTCACCTTAATTTCATGTAAAACTCCTGAAAATATTATCGTAGATCAGGTTATTAATAATTCTGGATTATCCAATAAAAAAACATTTCAAGTGATCACCAAAGCGGATGCTTCCAAAGATATCCTCATGCTTAATAAGCTTTTTGAGAAAAAAATGAAAGAAAGAGGGTTTTCTAAAGAGGAGCAAAACCCAGATCTTCTGGTCCAATCAGTAATTTCTTCGATTGATTATGAAAAAGAAGTTTTGGGATATGGCAGCGTTGGCAATGCTTTTTCTACAATGTATTATCCTGTTAAACTTGAGTCAGGAAAATATGGAAAAGTCATTTTTTTAATCCAAAATGCTGAAACATATGAAGTCTTATGGATGGGTACAGGAACTGGGGTCTTGACAACAAATGAAATAATTGACAAAGGTTCCATAAACTCCGCCTTAGACCAATTAATAGCCGGATTAAATTAA
- a CDS encoding DUF4136 domain-containing protein — protein sequence MKNLLLVAGILFTLISCKTPENIIVDQVINNSGLSGNKTFQVITKADASRDILMLNKLFEKKMKERGYSIDEQNPDLLVQSVIASIDYEKEVLEYAGIGLPANATSISNHFESGKYGKVIFLIQNAETYEVLWMGTGTGVLTTNEIIDKGSINSALDQLIAGLN from the coding sequence ATGAAAAATCTACTTTTAGTTGCCGGAATTCTTTTCACCTTAATTTCATGTAAAACTCCTGAAAATATTATCGTAGATCAGGTTATTAATAATTCTGGATTATCCGGTAATAAAACCTTCCAAGTGATCACCAAAGCGGATGCTTCCAGAGATATCCTCATGCTTAATAAGCTTTTTGAGAAAAAAATGAAAGAAAGAGGGTATTCCATAGATGAGCAAAACCCAGATCTTCTGGTCCAATCTGTAATCGCTTCGATCGATTATGAAAAAGAAGTTCTGGAGTATGCAGGCATTGGCTTACCGGCTAATGCAACGTCAATTTCTAATCACTTTGAGTCAGGAAAATATGGAAAAGTCATTTTTTTAATCCAAAATGCTGAAACATATGAAGTCTTATGGATGGGTACAGGAACTGGGGTCTTGACAACAAATGAAATAATTGACAAAGGTTCCATAAACTCCGCCTTAGACCAATTAATAGCCGGATTAAATTAA
- a CDS encoding DUF4268 domain-containing protein — MYSRAETSRIRKEFWLAFGQYLKPIRSASGFRVNWPNYKTGVKDVYFRMKAERDFASVGIEICHSDVELQELFFEQFVQFKKLLEVEQEEEWSWQLHAENEIGQTISKIEKVLPGVNVMDQKDWPDIISFLKPRIIKLDAFWDNVKPGFEEF, encoded by the coding sequence ATGTACAGTAGAGCAGAAACTTCTAGAATTCGAAAAGAATTTTGGCTTGCTTTTGGTCAATATTTGAAGCCAATACGCAGTGCTTCAGGTTTTAGGGTCAATTGGCCAAATTATAAAACGGGAGTCAAAGACGTGTACTTTCGAATGAAGGCAGAGCGAGATTTTGCTTCAGTGGGTATTGAAATATGCCATTCAGATGTAGAGCTTCAGGAATTATTTTTTGAGCAATTTGTACAATTTAAAAAGCTTCTGGAGGTTGAGCAAGAGGAGGAGTGGAGTTGGCAGTTACATGCTGAAAATGAAATAGGACAGACTATCAGTAAAATTGAAAAAGTACTTCCGGGAGTGAATGTAATGGATCAAAAGGATTGGCCCGATATCATCTCTTTTTTGAAACCAAGGATTATCAAGCTGGATGCATTTTGGGATAATGTAAAACCTGGATTTGAAGAGTTTTAG